Below is a genomic region from Halostella litorea.
ACCATCGTCTACGCGTTCCTCGCGTCGGTGGTCGTCCTCCCGAGCCTGCTGGTCGTCTGGACGAAGTACCTCTCGCCGGACGACATCCCCGCCCCCGGCGACGCGCCGGTAGACGAGGACGACGACCCCGACGACGGCGGCGCTGCCGACGACGGGGCGGACGGAGGCGACGGCGGCGGGACGGACCCGCTCGCCGGCTCCCCGACGGACGACGACCCCGAGGGGACGGCCGACGACGGGGTCGACCCGCTCACGGCGGGCGGGCCGCCCGCGGACGCCGGCTCCGACGCGCAGGCGGCGGCCGACGAGGCCGCCTCGCCCGCGACCCGGACCGTGTACCCGGACGAGGCCGCGCCCGGCGACGAGTTCAGCGTCTCGGTCGACGTCGACGGCGTCTCGGGTCGCGTCGTGCTCGTCGAGGACGCGCCGGGCGTCGGTGGCGAGATCACGACGCTCGACCCGGATCCGGCCACCGTCTCCCAGGTGGGCCGGACGGTGTACGCCGCCTGGGAACTGGACGGCCCGACGGACCTCCACCTCGCGTACACGGCCGACGCGCCGGCCGACGCCACCGCCGGGGAGGCGCTCGCCTTCGACGGCGAGGTCCGCACGGCCGACGGCACGCACCCGACCGGCGGACCGGACGAACTGTCGGTCGTCTCCGAGTTCCTCGCCCGGGTCCGCGAGCGGTCGGCACCGACCACGGCCGACGTCGAGCGCGCCGCCGAACTCGTCGCTGCGGGCGACCTGACGGAGGCCGAACTGGAACGGATCTACGAGCGGTGGCTCGCCGGCACGGAGCGGACGACGCCGCCCTCGCGGCCCGACGGTGGTGAGGACTGAATGGACGAGAGCGCCGCCGTCGAGTCGCTCGAACGCCTCGGCCTGACCGGCTACGAGGCCAAGGTGTTCATCGCGCTCCAGAAGCTCGGCGACGGCACCGCCCGCGACGTGGACCGGATCGCCGACGTGCCCCGGTCGCAGGTGTACAGCGCCGCGGAGAACTTAGAGGACCGCGGCCTCGTCGAGGTCCAGCAGTCGAACCCGATCCGGTACCGGCCGGTCAGCATCGAGGCGGCGCGCTCGACGCTCCGTGACCGGTTCGAGCGCGAGCAGGACCGGGCGTTCGAGTACGTCGAGGACGTTCGGGAACAGCACAGCGACGGCGACGAGGAGCAGGAGGACATCTGGACGGTCCGCGGGCAGGACCGGGTCACCGACCGGATCGTGGAACTGGTGGCCGACGCCGACGACCACGTCCTGTTCGGCGCGCCACACGTCGACCTGCTCCCCCCGAGGATCGCCGACGCGCTACGGCAGGCGGCCGACGACGGCCTGCGGGTGGCGGTCGTCAGCGACAACGAGGCGGTCCGCGACCGCTTCGCCGACGACGACGGGGTCGTCGCGACCGCGCCGCCGCCCGCCTTCCGGACCGACTCCAGCGCCGGGCGCGTGGTCCACGCCGACGACGACGCCGTGCTCATCTCCGTGCTCGGCGAGGAGTCGATCCCCGAGATCAACCGGGAGACGGCGTTCTGGAGCCGCGACACGAACTTCGCGTCGGTGCTCGTCCAGATCATGCAGTCGAGCATCGGCCCGTTCGACGACTGACGACGCCGGCCGCGCGGCCGGTCACTCCAGCCGGTAGCGCAGCAGCGCCGCGATGCCCCCGAGGTTCGCAAGTTGGTCGCCCGGCGCGAAGTCGGAGGAGAAGACGGTCACGTCGCCGCCCTGTTGCTCGACGTTCGTGACTATCCCGTCGACGTCGACGTCCCACTCGCTTCCCTCCTCGTCCTCGCCGGTCGCGCCCCGCTCCTTGCGGAGTCGCTCGTCGAGGACGAGCAGCGTCTCGACCGCGCCGAAGTCCGCGGCCTTGGCGACCTGCTCCGGGCCGTAGGCGGCCTTGGCCCCCTCGCCGATGCGGCGGGTGAGTTCGTCGATGAGTTCGGCCTCCTCGGCGATGCGGGTCTCCTCCTGGACGTCCGCGACCGCGCCGCGCTTGAGCACCTCGTGGACGCCGCGGTCGCCGACGGCGCTCGTGTCGACCGTGGTGATCCGCTCGGCCAACTCGGGCGCTTCCTCCTCGACGAAATCGAGCAGGTCCTGCTTCGTGAAGCCCGGCCCCGCGAGGATGATCGCGTCCACGTCGAGCCGTTCGAGCGCGGCCGTCACCTCGCCGAACAGTTCGTCGCGGGAGCGGGCGTACTCGCCTTTCCCGGTCGTGCCGGTGAAGGAGCCGTACTCGTCGGTGCCGTACTGGGCGACGGTGTGGACGTGGGCCTCGCCCTCCTCGACCGTGGCGATGGCGACGTCCGGGGCGTCGGTCGCCTCGGCGGCCTCCTCCAGACGGTCTAGCTGGTCGGGCTTGAACCGCTTCTCGACGGTTATCTCGTCGCGCTCCTCGACGTTGAGCGTGTGGTGAAAGCCGAGTTGGTCCTCGCGGGAGGCGTCGACTATCTCGCCGCCGACCCGCAGGCGGTTGGCGAACTTCGCGAACTCGACGGTCTCCACGTCGATGGCGACGAACATGTGCTCGCGCTCGCCGCCGGTGTCGCGCATC
It encodes:
- a CDS encoding TrmB family transcriptional regulator, which codes for MDESAAVESLERLGLTGYEAKVFIALQKLGDGTARDVDRIADVPRSQVYSAAENLEDRGLVEVQQSNPIRYRPVSIEAARSTLRDRFEREQDRAFEYVEDVREQHSDGDEEQEDIWTVRGQDRVTDRIVELVADADDHVLFGAPHVDLLPPRIADALRQAADDGLRVAVVSDNEAVRDRFADDDGVVATAPPPAFRTDSSAGRVVHADDDAVLISVLGEESIPEINRETAFWSRDTNFASVLVQIMQSSIGPFDD
- a CDS encoding mRNA surveillance protein pelota, with the protein product MKIQSRERAEEGRERITLVPESLDDLWHLQYVLEPGDRVSGDTTRRIQRDDDKMRDTGGEREHMFVAIDVETVEFAKFANRLRVGGEIVDASREDQLGFHHTLNVEERDEITVEKRFKPDQLDRLEEAAEATDAPDVAIATVEEGEAHVHTVAQYGTDEYGSFTGTTGKGEYARSRDELFGEVTAALERLDVDAIILAGPGFTKQDLLDFVEEEAPELAERITTVDTSAVGDRGVHEVLKRGAVADVQEETRIAEEAELIDELTRRIGEGAKAAYGPEQVAKAADFGAVETLLVLDERLRKERGATGEDEEGSEWDVDVDGIVTNVEQQGGDVTVFSSDFAPGDQLANLGGIAALLRYRLE